The following proteins are co-located in the Sporohalobacter salinus genome:
- a CDS encoding S1C family serine protease: protein MSPFFDNNGYRESNFFSYFLVALVGAVIGGLLVAFLVPGLIAETNHQKLETNPPEQIDQSKNQNLDTNASVAEVVSQVGPAVVKITTVENRLIYDFFYGRRNKRVTGEGSGVIFDKRGYILTNNHVVAEADRIKVLLTLDQKKQQEFAGKVVGKDPVTDLAVVRIEGKDLPVAKLGNSDDLQAGQQVIAIGNPFGFSNTVTTGVISAVGRKLEIQKGTELTDMIQTDAAINPGNSGGALLDRKGRVIGINTAIIQGAQGLGFAIPINTAKDIAKEIIEKGKVIRPWLGIYGITLNSNLAEEYELSRKKGVFIAKVVENSPAHKAGLKQGDIISKINGNTIETMTKLRNYLKELQVGQEIQIGFYRKGDLEKVTVKLGTHPKSK, encoded by the coding sequence ATGAGTCCTTTCTTTGATAATAATGGATATCGAGAATCTAATTTCTTTTCCTATTTTTTAGTAGCTTTAGTTGGTGCAGTTATCGGAGGATTGTTGGTAGCTTTTTTAGTTCCCGGCTTAATTGCTGAAACTAACCACCAGAAATTAGAAACTAATCCTCCAGAGCAGATAGACCAATCTAAAAACCAGAACTTAGATACTAATGCTTCTGTAGCAGAGGTGGTTAGTCAAGTGGGACCGGCTGTAGTTAAGATTACTACTGTTGAAAATAGATTGATTTATGACTTTTTTTATGGACGTAGAAATAAACGAGTGACTGGAGAAGGATCAGGAGTTATCTTTGATAAACGCGGCTACATATTAACCAATAATCATGTAGTAGCAGAGGCAGATCGGATTAAGGTATTATTAACTTTAGATCAGAAGAAACAGCAGGAATTTGCTGGAAAAGTAGTAGGCAAAGATCCTGTGACAGATTTAGCAGTAGTTAGGATTGAAGGAAAGGATTTACCAGTAGCAAAATTAGGTAATTCTGATGATTTGCAGGCAGGACAACAGGTTATTGCTATCGGAAATCCCTTTGGTTTTTCTAATACAGTAACTACCGGGGTGATTAGCGCCGTTGGTAGAAAATTAGAAATTCAAAAGGGAACTGAATTAACTGATATGATTCAGACTGATGCGGCTATCAATCCTGGGAATAGTGGGGGAGCATTGTTGGATAGAAAAGGTCGTGTAATTGGAATTAATACTGCCATTATTCAGGGGGCTCAGGGCCTTGGTTTTGCAATACCAATTAATACTGCCAAAGATATAGCTAAAGAAATAATTGAGAAAGGTAAGGTTATTAGACCATGGCTTGGGATTTATGGTATTACTCTTAATTCTAATTTAGCTGAAGAATATGAACTTTCTCGAAAAAAAGGAGTATTTATTGCTAAAGTAGTTGAAAATAGTCCTGCTCATAAAGCTGGGCTTAAACAAGGGGATATAATTTCTAAAATTAATGGTAATACAATTGAGACTATGACTAAACTACGTAATTATTTAAAAGAATTACAGGTAGGACAAGAGATTCAGATAGGATTTTATCGAAAAGGTGACTTAGAGAAAGTTACTGTGAAGTTAGGGACACATCCTAAATCGAAATAA
- a CDS encoding ECF transporter S component gives MNYTKWITRTGLLLALTLVIQMMGFPSVVTGPLVNMMLFTAVHLVGWLGASLIGGVTPWLALVRGILPPPLAPLIPFIIAGNIILVSAYYFMLGRNNYLGIGLAALLKFAILSSGVRFLVKLPPKVAQMMQMPQLLTALTGGFLALVLVKLLDRIFTKQNTG, from the coding sequence ATGAATTATACAAAGTGGATAACAAGAACAGGATTATTATTAGCTTTAACTTTAGTAATTCAAATGATGGGTTTCCCTTCTGTTGTGACAGGGCCCTTGGTGAATATGATGCTTTTTACTGCTGTGCATTTAGTTGGTTGGTTGGGAGCTAGCTTAATTGGGGGAGTAACTCCCTGGTTAGCTTTAGTTAGAGGAATTCTACCGCCGCCTTTAGCTCCTTTAATTCCGTTTATTATTGCTGGTAATATTATTTTGGTATCTGCTTATTATTTTATGCTAGGGCGGAATAATTATTTAGGGATTGGATTGGCAGCATTATTGAAATTTGCTATTTTATCATCAGGAGTAAGATTTTTAGTTAAGCTTCCGCCTAAAGTGGCTCAAATGATGCAGATGCCACAGTTATTAACAGCATTGACAGGTGGTTTTTTGGCTTTGGTTTTAGTTAAACTTCTTGACCGGATTTTTACTAAGCAGAATACTGGTTAA
- a CDS encoding CheR family methyltransferase, with product MTLNFTEFRKKASRNINIDLSSYKAKRVKRRINSLMDKNDIEDYNQCLNLLKTNKNFKKEFLDHFTINTSEFFRNPQNFNYLKEEVFPELFDHNNKIKIWSAACSNGSEPYTLAIMLNELGINSRRFEILATDIDREILKKAKQGIYNENSVKKIEENILNKYFTEQDDKYVLSSSIKNRVKFKHHNLLTDSYRSNWNLILCRNVFIYFTKEVKEQITQKLSNALAKDGFLFLGNTEYLLKPSKYDLTKEHTSFYRRQK from the coding sequence ATGACCCTTAATTTTACTGAATTTAGGAAAAAAGCTTCTCGAAATATAAATATTGATCTTAGTAGTTATAAAGCAAAACGAGTTAAACGACGCATTAATAGCTTAATGGATAAGAATGATATTGAAGATTATAATCAATGTTTAAATTTATTAAAAACTAATAAAAACTTTAAAAAAGAATTTTTAGATCATTTTACCATTAATACTTCAGAATTCTTTCGAAATCCCCAAAACTTCAACTACTTAAAAGAAGAAGTATTCCCAGAATTATTTGATCACAATAACAAAATTAAAATCTGGAGCGCTGCTTGCTCAAATGGTTCTGAACCTTATACCTTAGCAATTATGCTAAATGAACTAGGCATTAACTCCAGAAGATTTGAAATCTTAGCTACAGATATAGACCGTGAAATTCTAAAAAAAGCTAAACAAGGTATCTATAATGAAAACTCCGTTAAAAAAATAGAAGAAAATATTCTCAACAAATACTTTACAGAACAAGATGACAAATATGTTCTCTCTTCAAGTATCAAGAATAGGGTTAAATTCAAACATCATAATCTCTTAACTGATTCTTATCGTTCTAACTGGAATCTAATCCTATGCCGCAATGTCTTTATTTACTTTACTAAAGAGGTTAAAGAACAAATTACACAAAAACTCAGTAATGCTCTAGCTAAAGACGGGTTTCTCTTTTTAGGTAATACTGAATATCTTCTAAAACCTAGCAAATATGATCTAACAAAGGAACATACTTCTTTCTATCGTCGGCAAAAATAA
- the rlmH gene encoding 23S rRNA (pseudouridine(1915)-N(3))-methyltransferase RlmH, with translation MQVNLITVGSLKTDYIQRGSDEFRKRLSRYSDLDIIEVKAEKLGSNLSEGQKDKIKKQEAERIIDKMNNSAYSIALDYQGKHMTSKGLAKSISNLQVQGYSKLEFIIGGTLGLHDQIRKEADYVLALSNMTFTHEMARLILLEQIYRAFKILNGENYHR, from the coding sequence ATGCAAGTTAATTTAATAACTGTTGGTAGTTTAAAAACAGATTACATTCAAAGAGGAAGTGATGAATTTAGAAAACGATTAAGTAGGTATAGTGATTTAGATATAATTGAAGTCAAGGCCGAGAAATTAGGCAGTAATTTAAGCGAGGGCCAAAAGGATAAAATCAAAAAGCAAGAAGCTGAACGTATTATAGATAAGATGAATAATTCTGCTTATAGTATAGCTCTTGATTATCAAGGTAAGCATATGACTTCAAAAGGCTTAGCTAAATCCATTAGTAATTTACAGGTGCAGGGTTATAGTAAGCTGGAGTTTATTATTGGTGGTACTTTAGGACTACATGATCAGATTAGAAAAGAGGCGGATTATGTGTTAGCTCTGTCGAATATGACCTTTACCCATGAAATGGCGCGTTTAATTTTATTAGAGCAAATTTACCGTGCTTTCAAAATTTTGAATGGCGAAAATTATCATCGATAA
- a CDS encoding MBL fold metallo-hydrolase, with product MKIKSLVEDTVYKSGFLAEHGLALWIKYNKEKFLFDTGQGNIILHNADKLNVDLNSITKIFLSHGHYDHTGGLDKVLSVNAEADVYGHPELFIPKYKYNSQNGDLEKKECKIAESDIKNFIPITNAVEVVDGAWITGEVPRSLEFEKTNPNHRRNVDKRNDELIIDKFKDDQTVFFETSQGLVILLGCSHAGVGNILEYIKDLTNGRKIHAIIGGMHLISATEERIKKTIDYLATLNFDFLVPLHCTGFTAVKEMKEAFGKKVLIKQTGDEIELVD from the coding sequence TTGAAGATAAAATCACTTGTGGAAGATACTGTTTACAAATCAGGGTTTTTAGCAGAACATGGGCTTGCTTTATGGATAAAATATAATAAAGAGAAATTTTTATTTGATACAGGTCAAGGAAATATTATACTACATAATGCGGATAAGTTAAATGTTGATCTAAATTCTATAACTAAAATATTTTTAAGTCACGGTCATTATGATCATACTGGAGGTCTGGATAAAGTATTGAGTGTCAATGCTGAGGCTGATGTCTATGGACATCCAGAACTTTTTATCCCCAAATATAAATATAATAGCCAGAATGGAGACTTAGAGAAGAAAGAGTGCAAAATAGCTGAAAGTGATATTAAAAACTTTATTCCTATAACAAATGCTGTCGAAGTTGTAGATGGAGCTTGGATTACTGGTGAAGTTCCAAGGAGCTTAGAATTTGAAAAAACTAATCCAAATCACAGAAGGAATGTAGATAAAAGGAATGATGAATTGATAATTGATAAATTTAAAGATGATCAGACAGTATTTTTTGAGACCTCGCAGGGATTAGTAATTTTACTAGGTTGTAGTCATGCTGGAGTGGGGAATATACTAGAGTATATAAAAGACTTAACTAACGGTCGAAAGATTCATGCAATCATTGGAGGAATGCATCTTATTTCAGCTACTGAAGAACGAATTAAAAAGACGATTGATTATCTAGCTACATTAAATTTTGATTTTTTAGTTCCGCTTCACTGCACTGGTTTTACAGCAGTTAAAGAGATGAAAGAAGCCTTTGGAAAGAAAGTTTTAATCAAACAAACAGGTGATGAAATAGAACTTGTTGATTAG
- a CDS encoding sodium:calcium antiporter: MLKLWIVFLLTAVAIIIAGTKLSEYGDIIAIKTGLGQALVGSILIAGATSLPEVVTSSTAAIIGAPNIAIGNVFGSNTFNLMVLALVDLVHGSGPFMLKVHSKHILSALLGILLSVFATLFILVAHLSEFNVEFLGMGLGPILILIIYLIGARLIFRYEKKNEVDDEEEELLNLDISLNKAVGGFALAAVVIIISGIYLSSTADKITKLSGLDESFMGTILVAAATSLPEMVAALAAIRINAYDMAVGNVFGSNIFNMVIIAIIDIAYREGSVLTAVSLSHTVTAVVGVILSSIAVIGLFYRSKKTFITVGWDSVSISLTYLFGAYLLFRLGVNF, translated from the coding sequence TTGTTAAAGCTGTGGATTGTATTTTTATTAACAGCAGTTGCTATTATTATAGCTGGAACTAAGTTGTCTGAATATGGTGATATTATAGCTATTAAGACTGGTTTAGGTCAAGCTTTAGTGGGTAGTATTCTAATAGCAGGAGCAACTTCTTTACCAGAAGTAGTAACTAGTTCTACTGCTGCTATTATTGGTGCACCTAATATTGCTATAGGTAATGTTTTTGGGAGTAATACCTTTAATTTAATGGTTTTAGCTTTGGTGGATTTAGTTCATGGGTCAGGACCTTTTATGTTAAAAGTACATTCGAAACATATTTTATCTGCATTATTAGGGATTTTATTATCAGTATTTGCAACTTTATTTATATTAGTAGCCCATTTAAGTGAATTTAATGTTGAATTTTTAGGAATGGGATTAGGACCAATTCTTATTTTAATAATTTATCTAATTGGAGCTAGATTAATCTTTCGTTATGAAAAGAAGAATGAAGTTGATGATGAAGAAGAGGAATTATTAAATTTAGATATTTCTTTAAATAAAGCAGTAGGAGGCTTTGCTTTAGCTGCAGTTGTAATTATTATTTCAGGTATTTATTTATCATCGACAGCAGATAAGATTACTAAGTTAAGTGGTTTAGATGAAAGTTTTATGGGTACTATATTGGTAGCTGCTGCAACTTCTTTGCCCGAGATGGTAGCTGCTTTAGCAGCAATTAGAATTAATGCTTATGATATGGCTGTAGGAAATGTATTTGGTAGTAATATATTTAATATGGTGATTATTGCTATTATTGATATAGCTTATAGGGAAGGTTCTGTATTGACCGCTGTTTCCCTATCACATACTGTAACGGCTGTGGTAGGAGTAATTTTAAGTAGTATTGCGGTAATAGGACTTTTTTATCGTTCTAAGAAGACCTTTATAACTGTAGGTTGGGATTCTGTTTCAATCTCACTTACTTATCTTTTTGGAGCTTACTTATTATTTAGATTAGGTGTCAATTTTTAA
- a CDS encoding MBL fold metallo-hydrolase has protein sequence MIKISLEVCSLASGSSGNSIYIATDKRKILIDAGLSGKRISERLDKLSVDGSELDAILVTHEHRDHIKGVGVLSRRFNLPIYATEKTWAVAEEDLGKIKPNHRCIINKEGLTLGDLEIESFEIPHDAVDPVGFTLKNQSKKVSVATDIGYMTEEIMSNLKNSELVILESNHDLEMLKAGPYPWSLKKRIMSKEGHLSNDDAAATVVELVKNSVERILLAHLSKDNNVPELAHLTIKNMVIDAGMELGRDLQLNFAYRDEVSKLFQVG, from the coding sequence ATGATTAAGATTAGTTTAGAGGTTTGTTCTTTAGCTAGTGGTAGTTCTGGGAATTCTATTTATATTGCTACAGATAAAAGAAAGATTTTAATAGATGCCGGTTTGAGCGGCAAAAGAATTTCAGAAAGATTAGATAAACTTAGTGTAGATGGTAGTGAATTAGATGCTATATTAGTTACTCATGAACATCGAGATCATATCAAAGGGGTGGGGGTTTTATCTCGTCGGTTTAATCTTCCCATCTATGCTACTGAAAAAACATGGGCAGTTGCTGAAGAAGATTTAGGAAAGATTAAACCTAATCATAGGTGTATAATTAATAAAGAAGGATTAACATTAGGAGATTTAGAAATAGAGTCTTTTGAGATTCCGCATGATGCTGTAGATCCTGTTGGTTTTACTCTTAAAAACCAGAGTAAGAAGGTTTCAGTTGCAACTGATATCGGTTATATGACAGAAGAAATCATGTCTAATTTAAAGAACTCGGAATTAGTTATTTTAGAATCAAATCATGATCTGGAGATGCTGAAAGCAGGTCCTTATCCCTGGTCATTAAAGAAAAGGATTATGAGTAAAGAAGGACATCTTTCAAATGATGATGCAGCAGCAACAGTAGTAGAGCTAGTAAAGAATTCAGTGGAGCGTATATTGTTAGCTCATCTTAGCAAAGATAATAATGTGCCAGAATTAGCCCATTTGACAATTAAGAATATGGTAATAGATGCCGGAATGGAGTTAGGGCGTGACTTACAACTAAATTTTGCCTATCGGGATGAAGTCAGTAAATTATTTCAAGTAGGCTAA
- a CDS encoding S8 family peptidase — protein sequence MYSADPIETLITILILQQITIKVSDFNSGGYSGQRKDGIHRPKGGSHDNLVKEQPNQEYNKPNQSKKDTNKNDFPSNQQNKDLKSEPSDYIIIYDRYLNEDELQEKVELQRENGQVRKKLPLINGVACQLEDGDHRAEVESISGVKRVDEDLTLEIKSPEFKLESEQSLSGDVVPWGVETINTLDAWSNLKVKVGIIDTGIDLNHFDLLPINSGYNTIEPDQQPYDPNGHGTHVAGTIAARKNNKGVVGVAPNIELYPIKVFDKDGSAKMSSLIEALQWSIDNNIRVLNMSFGVDKNNNSLREAIAKAHQAGILMVAAAGNDSTATVDFPAHYSEVISVGAINEDKKIADFSNYGTGLDVVAPGVNVESTWKDGQFNKLNGTSMATPHVTGIAALILGKFNNLTPSKIKRAIKRGATPLQSIDPAKQGAGLIDAAQTIKLLKQ from the coding sequence ATGTATTCAGCTGACCCGATAGAGACTTTAATTACAATTCTTATTTTACAACAAATAACTATCAAAGTTAGTGATTTTAATTCTGGGGGTTACTCTGGTCAAAGGAAAGATGGGATCCATCGCCCAAAAGGAGGTTCTCATGATAATTTAGTTAAAGAACAGCCAAACCAAGAATATAATAAACCTAATCAAAGCAAAAAAGATACTAACAAAAATGATTTTCCATCTAATCAACAAAATAAAGACCTTAAAAGTGAACCATCAGACTATATAATAATTTATGACCGGTATTTAAATGAAGATGAATTACAAGAGAAGGTAGAATTACAGAGAGAAAATGGGCAGGTTAGAAAAAAATTGCCTTTAATTAATGGAGTTGCTTGTCAATTAGAAGATGGAGACCATAGAGCTGAAGTTGAATCTATTAGCGGAGTAAAAAGAGTAGATGAAGACTTAACTTTAGAGATTAAGTCACCAGAATTTAAATTAGAATCCGAGCAATCATTATCAGGAGATGTTGTTCCTTGGGGAGTAGAAACAATTAATACTCTAGATGCCTGGTCCAATTTAAAAGTAAAAGTGGGAATTATCGATACAGGCATAGATTTAAATCATTTTGATCTATTACCTATAAATTCAGGTTATAACACTATTGAACCTGACCAACAACCTTATGATCCAAATGGTCATGGTACTCATGTTGCTGGCACAATAGCTGCCCGAAAGAATAATAAAGGAGTAGTAGGAGTAGCTCCTAATATTGAATTATATCCAATTAAAGTATTTGATAAAGACGGTTCTGCGAAGATGTCTTCTTTAATTGAAGCTTTACAATGGAGTATTGACAATAATATTCGGGTTTTAAATATGAGTTTTGGAGTTGATAAAAATAATAATTCTTTACGAGAAGCAATTGCTAAAGCTCATCAGGCTGGAATTTTAATGGTAGCAGCTGCAGGTAATGATAGTACTGCTACAGTTGATTTTCCAGCCCATTATTCAGAAGTAATTTCTGTTGGAGCAATAAATGAAGACAAAAAAATTGCTGATTTCAGTAATTATGGTACTGGTTTAGATGTTGTTGCTCCTGGCGTAAATGTTGAATCTACCTGGAAAGATGGACAATTTAATAAACTTAATGGTACTTCAATGGCTACTCCTCATGTAACAGGTATTGCTGCTTTAATACTTGGGAAATTTAATAATCTAACCCCATCTAAAATTAAAAGAGCTATAAAAAGAGGAGCTACTCCACTACAATCTATTGATCCAGCTAAACAAGGAGCAGGTTTAATTGATGCAGCCCAAACAATAAAATTATTAAAACAGTAA
- the hflX gene encoding GTPase HflX, whose product MITELSGDLSGIKDHYIEKLEMMLDNIFSSSELVSIDFLQQLSDIASVIGKNLAVLINRRGEVLRIKVGELTEDFFAGVQQRRSVKRLSGLRCIYLTFNSGLDRKSKIFLKEYRLDLLLHLSFSNKQSGIKAMLHYPKLNEGKLIIGSKTVGPFSLEELVDIDYLAEIESIEDKLQTVETVKVTGAESEKAILVGLMTESDTKYKQDELLNELESLVQTAGIEVCGKEVQHRKHPDHSYYIGYGKVQELKELKYQFGVNVIIFNDELSPAQQRNLEEELELKVIDRTEVILDIFAQHANSKEGKLQVELAQLNYLLPRLTGKGKDLSRLAGGIGTRGPGESKLEIDRRRIRKRIDNLEAEINRVQQTRATQRSRRKLPTVSVVGYTNAGKSTLLNRLTEATAVVKDELFATLDSNTCRLKLPIGRKVLISDTVGFIRKLPHQLIAAFRATLEEVTEADVLLHVVDITQHDYKAKMDAVLEVLAELDVLDKPIITILNKADLIEEQEKIELIEQELENSLVLSAKNGRGIDDLLAEISNFLLDTMVELELLLPYSDAGALELIHKRGKVFTEEYSNEGIFIRARISQEIANQVDEDYIISRKSLA is encoded by the coding sequence TTGATTACCGAGTTAAGTGGAGACTTGTCAGGCATTAAAGATCATTATATTGAAAAATTAGAAATGATGTTAGATAATATATTTTCTAGTAGTGAACTAGTATCTATTGATTTTTTACAACAGCTTAGTGATATAGCTTCTGTTATTGGAAAGAACTTAGCAGTTTTAATTAATCGCCGAGGTGAAGTTTTAAGAATTAAAGTAGGAGAGTTAACTGAAGATTTTTTTGCTGGGGTTCAGCAACGGCGAAGTGTCAAGCGTTTAAGTGGGTTAAGATGTATCTATCTTACATTTAACTCTGGGTTAGATCGAAAGAGTAAAATATTTCTGAAAGAATATAGATTAGATTTGTTATTACATTTGTCATTTTCAAATAAGCAGTCTGGAATTAAAGCTATGTTACATTATCCCAAATTGAATGAGGGGAAGTTAATAATAGGCAGTAAAACAGTTGGCCCTTTTTCTTTAGAAGAATTGGTTGATATCGATTATCTAGCAGAGATAGAAAGTATTGAAGATAAATTACAGACTGTTGAAACAGTTAAGGTAACAGGGGCTGAATCTGAAAAGGCTATTTTAGTCGGCTTAATGACTGAAAGTGATACTAAATATAAGCAAGATGAATTATTAAATGAATTGGAGAGCTTAGTACAGACAGCAGGTATTGAAGTATGTGGAAAAGAAGTACAGCATCGAAAACATCCGGATCATAGTTATTATATAGGCTATGGAAAAGTACAAGAATTAAAAGAGTTAAAGTATCAATTTGGAGTTAATGTTATTATCTTTAATGATGAATTAAGTCCGGCTCAACAGCGGAATTTAGAAGAGGAGTTGGAGTTGAAAGTAATTGATCGTACAGAAGTAATTTTAGACATTTTTGCCCAACATGCTAATAGTAAGGAAGGTAAATTACAGGTAGAATTAGCTCAATTGAATTATCTTCTTCCTAGACTTACAGGTAAAGGAAAGGACTTGTCAAGACTGGCAGGAGGTATTGGAACTAGAGGTCCTGGCGAAAGCAAATTAGAAATTGACCGCCGGAGAATAAGAAAGAGAATTGATAATTTAGAGGCTGAGATTAATCGTGTACAGCAGACTAGGGCTACACAGCGATCGCGGCGTAAATTACCTACAGTATCAGTAGTAGGTTATACTAATGCTGGTAAGTCGACTCTGCTTAACAGATTAACTGAGGCTACTGCTGTAGTTAAAGATGAATTATTTGCTACTTTGGATTCTAATACTTGTAGACTTAAGCTGCCGATTGGGAGGAAAGTTTTAATCAGTGATACTGTTGGTTTTATTCGCAAGTTACCTCACCAACTAATCGCTGCTTTTAGAGCAACTTTAGAAGAAGTTACTGAAGCTGATGTTTTATTACATGTAGTTGATATTACTCAGCATGATTATAAAGCTAAGATGGATGCTGTATTAGAAGTTTTGGCTGAACTGGATGTATTGGACAAACCAATTATTACTATTTTGAATAAAGCTGATTTAATTGAAGAACAAGAGAAAATTGAATTAATAGAGCAGGAATTAGAGAATTCTTTGGTCTTGTCGGCTAAAAATGGACGAGGAATAGATGATTTATTGGCTGAAATATCAAATTTTCTGTTAGATACAATGGTAGAATTGGAGCTGCTTTTACCATACTCTGATGCTGGTGCTTTAGAATTGATACATAAACGTGGTAAGGTCTTTACAGAGGAGTATAGTAATGAGGGAATCTTCATCAGAGCAAGAATTAGCCAAGAAATAGCTAATCAAGTTGATGAAGATTATATTATTTCCCGAAAATCACTAGCTTAA